Proteins encoded together in one Apteryx mantelli isolate bAptMan1 unplaced genomic scaffold, bAptMan1.hap1 HAP1_SCAFFOLD_20, whole genome shotgun sequence window:
- the LOC136996131 gene encoding olfactory receptor 14J1-like, producing MSNGSSYNEFLLLAFADKRELQLLHFSLFLGIYLAALLGNGLIITAVACDHRLHTPMYFFLLNLSLLDLSFISTTVPKSMANSLWNTRAISYSGCTAQVFLFVFLLGGEFSLLTVMAYDRYVAICRPLHYGTIMGSRACVKMVAAAWAGGFLNALIHTAHTFSMPLCQGNTVDQFFCEIPQILKLSCSDSYLREVGLIVVTACLDFGCFIFIVLSYVQIFTVVLRIPSEQGRHKAFSMCLPHLAVVSLCVSTAVFAYLKPPSISSPALDLVVTVLYSVVPPTVNPLIYSMRNKELKDALRKV from the coding sequence atgtccaatggcagctcctacaacgagttccttctcctggcatttgcagacaagcgggagctgcagctcttgcacttctcgctcttcctgggcatctacctggctgccctcctgggcaatggcctcatcatcacagctgtagcctgcgaccatcgcctccacacccccatgtacttcttcctcctcaacctctccctccttgacctcagcttcatctccaccaccgtcccgaaatccatggccaattccctgtggaacaccagggccatttcctactcaggatgtactgcacaagtctttctatttgtcttcttgttaggaggagaattttctcttctcactgtcatggcctatgaccgctatgttgccatctgtagaccgctGCACTATGGGAcaatcatgggcagcagagcttgtgtcaaaatggtagcagctgcctgggccggtggttttctcaatgctctcatacacactgctcacacattttcaatgccactctgccaagggaacacagtggaccagttcttctgtgaaatcccccagatcctcaagctctcctgctcagactcctacctcagggaagttgggcttattgtggttactgcctgtttagactttgggtgtttcattttcattgtgctgtcctacgtgcagatcttcactgttgtgctgaggatcccctctgagcagggacgacacaaagccttttccatgtgcctccctcacctggccgtggtatccctgtgtgtcagcactgctgtgtttgcctacctgaagcccccctccatctcctccccagctctggatctggtggtaactgttctgtactcagtggtgcctccaacagtgaaccccctcatctacagtatgaggaacaaggagctcaaggatgccctgaggaaagtg